The nucleotide window TCATCTTCGATCTTTTTAGCAAGCCATCCCTGAATGTATTGTACGTTAACGAACCTTATTTCACCCAACTCACCTTTTTCTATTTTGTGCCTTGCTAAGGAAATCACCGGATACCCCACATATGAATACGTCACACACAACAAAAGATCGTTATCATCTGCTAACTGTTTTAACTCTTCAGCTTCTTTTACTCTTGTTGTGAGGGGTTTATCGCAGACAACATTTATACCTTTTTCTAAGAAGGCTTTAGCTATTTCATAATGGGAAGAATTCGGAGTAGCAATAACTACAAAATCAATTTTATTTTTCTTTTTGCTCTCCTCTTCGGCCATTTCGAAGTAATTTTCGTACAATCTATCTTTCTTTATGTCCCATTTTTTGCCTGTTTTTAATGTTTTTTTATAATCCCTTGAAAAACACCCACTAACTATACTTGCCCTTCCATCTAATAATATTGCATTTCTATGTGCCTCACCTATCATAGAATCAATGGATCCTCCAACCATTCCGTAGGTTATTCTTTTTGACATAAAACACCTCCATAAAAAGATTTATTTTTATTTTTATTTTTATTATTTTAACATAATTACTTTTTCTTTTAAAAATATATATGATATAATTTTAACAAGGTAAATTTAATCTTTTTTATTTCCCCATAATTATAATAAATGTTCTAATTAAAAGGAGGGATACATAGTATGGCAGGAAGATTGGAAGGAAAAGTCGCTATTATTACAGGAGCCGCAAGAGGAATGGGAAAAGCTGAAGCTGAACTCTTTGCAAAAGAAGGTGCAAAGGTTGTTGTTGCCGATATTTTAGACAACGAAGCTAAAGAGGTAGCAGATAAAATTAACAAAGATGGATGCGAAGCAATGGCTGTGAAACTTGACGTTTCAAAAGCTGATGACTGGAAAAAAGTTGTTGATCAGGTAACTGAAAAATGGGGGAAGGTTGATGTATTAGTAAACAACGCAGGTATTTTGAGTATGAACGGAGTAGAGGGAACAACAGAAGAAGAATGGGATCGTGTAATGAACATAAACGCAAAGAGTCAATTTTTGGGTATAAAGTATGTTTTGCCAGCTATGAAGAAAGCAACAAAGGGTTCTATAATCAACATTTCATCTATTTATGGGCTCATAGGTAGTGGAGCTGCTGTTGCTTACCACGCTTCAAAAGGCGCATCAAGATTGTTAACAAAGACCGTTGCAGCTGAACTTGCTAAATACAACATTAGGGTGAATTCAATACATCCTGGTGTAATAAGAACACCGATGACTGATGAAATACTAAAAGACGAACAAGCGGCTAAAGGACTTCTTGGAACTACCGTACTAGGTAGGCCTGCTGAAGCTGAAGAAGTTGCCAATGGAGCTTTGTTCTTAGCTTCCGATGAATCCTCATTCATGACAGGTTCTGAATTGGTTATTGATGGAGGATACACTGCATTATAATAATAAATCGTATCATCAAAACATCCGCGTAAAGCGGATGTTTTTTATATGTTTGATCATAGTTAATCACCATAAAAATAGGTTAATGGAATTTATTATGAGTGAATACGTTTATTTGAAATTTCTTCCATATTGATGTATAATTTAACGGTTAAAAATCGTTTGCATGAGGAGGAAAAACATGAAAGTTTTAGTAATCAACTCAGGGAGTTCTTCAATTAAATATCAACTTCTTGAAATGGATACAGAAAAAGTTTTAGCCAAAGGATTGGTTGAAAGAATAGGCATAGAAGGATCAAGAATCATCCATAGAAAAAACGAAGGAAAATATGTTATAGAGAAGGCTATAAAAAATCATGAAGAAGGTTTAAAAGAAGTTTTAGATCTCTTAACTTCTGAAGATTACAAGGTTATTTCATCTCTAAAGGAAATAGATGCAGTTGGACATAGAGTGGTGCACGGGGGTGAAAGATTTTCTTCTTCTGTTATTATTGACAAAGAGTCTTTGGATGCAATTGAAATGATGTCTTTTTTGGCGCCGTTGCACAATCCTGCAAACGTCATGGGAATAAAAGCAGCGATGGACCTTTTACCCAATGTGCCACAAGTTGGGGTATTTGATACTTCTTTCCACCAAACTATGCCAAATACTTCTTTCTTGTATGCAATCCCGTATGAGTACTACGAAAAATACAAGATTCGACGTTATGGGTTCCATGGTACGAGTCATAAATATGTTTCAAGAAGGGCAGCCGAAATATTGGGAAAAGATATAAAAACACTTAAAATCATAACCTCACACATTGGAAATGGGGCATCCATTGCCGCTGTAAAAAATGGTCAATCTTTCGACACTTCAATGGGATTCACTCCTTTAGAGGGTTTAGTTATGGGAACAAGAAGTGGGGATATAGATCCTGCCATTGTTTCATTTCTGGCTCAAGAAGAGGGATTAACAGCAAAAGAAGTTATAGGAATATTGAATAATAAAAGTGGAGTCTATGGAATAACGAAAGGTTTCTCAAGTGATATGAGGGATATTGAAGATAAAGCATTAGAAGGAGATAAAGTTTGTCGTCTTGCACTTGACATTTATGAGTACAGGATAGCCAAATATATTGGAGCTTACGCTGCAGCGATGAACGGTGTAGATGTTATAGTGTTTACCGCTGGCGTAGGAGAGAATTCTCCAGTAACAAGGGAAGAAATATGTGAAAAGTATTTAACTTACCTTGGTGTAAAGATAGATAAAGAGAAAAACAATTTTAAAGGCTTAGAAAGGGTCATAAGTACTCCCGATTCTAAGGTAACTGTGTTGGTAGTTCCAACAAACGAAGAACTTATGATAGCAAGAGAAACCAAAGAATTGGTTTCAACCAAAAATTAAATTCTAAAATTTTGTATAAAGATACTAAAACTGTAGAGCTAACTTATTAGTTGCTCTACAGTTTTGTTTTAAGGTTAATAATTCTTAGTTGCTTTAGTTAGAGCTGAATCAATATCCTCAATCAAATCATCTATGTCTTCTATCCCAACGGATAGTCTAATCATATCAGGACTTACCCCAGAAGCCAACTGTTCTTCTTCACTTAACTGCCCGTGAGTGGTACTAGCAGGATGAACGGCGAGTGATCGAACATCGCCAACATTTGCAACATGGGAAAATATTCTTAAACTTTCGATAAATCTTTTCCCAGCTTCTACTCCACCTTTTACTCCGAAGGAAAGCATGCCTCCAAAACCATGTTTTAGATATTTAACTGCATTTACATGAGTTTTATGATTTTTCAATCCTGGATAATTTACCCAGCTCACCCTCGAATCTTCGGATAGGAATTCTGCAATTTTCATTGCGTTTGAAGAATGCCTTTCCATTCTTAAACTCAATGTTTCAATGCCCTGCAATATCAAAAAAGAATTGAAAGGACTTATTGAAGCCCCTAGATCTCTTAACCATTGGGAACGAGCTTTCGAGATATAGGCAGAGTTGCCAAATCTTTTATAAAAGCTTATCCCATGAAAAGCAGGGTCTTCTTCAGTTAACATACTGAATTTACCATTGTTCCAGTCGAAATTTCCACTATCAACAATAATTCCACCAATTGAATTGCCGTGCCCGTTTAAATATTTGGTTAAAGAGTGAATAACGATATCAGCGCCAAATTCGAAAGGTTTGCACAAGTAAGGTGTAGCGAAGGTGTTATCTACGATCAAAGGGATACCATTCTCATGAGCTATCTTAGAAATCTGCTCAAAATCAGGTACAGAAAGTTCGGGATTCCCGATAGTTTCCACATAAACCGCCTTTGTCCGATTATTTATATTATTTTTCAAGCTATCCATATCGTCAATATCAAAGAAGTTGGGCTTTATTCCAAATTTACTCAAAGAATTTTTAAATAATGTAAAAGTTCCACCATACAAAGAGCTTGCTGTAAGTATTTCATCTCCTTCTTCCATAATGTTTAACACCGCTATCGCTTCTGCAGCTTGCCCTGAAGAAGTGGCTAAAGCACCCACACCACCTTCCAAAGCAGCAACTCTTTTCTCCAACACATCGGTTGTCGGGTTCATTATACGTGTATATATATTCCCGGATTCTTCCATGTTGAAGAGCCTAAGGGCATGAGCTGAATCTTCAAAGGTATAAGATGAAGTCTGGTAAATTGGTACTACGTTAGCCCCGGTGGTTGGATCTTTTTCAAAACCCGCATGAACCATTAAAGTATCAAAGTTGTGATTTCTTTCTTCCATATTTTTCCTCCTCATTTGTTTAAAATTATAGTGATTTGAGAAACTCTAAAACTTGTGTTAGCGCCCCTTCGACCCGCTGCCCGAGCGATAAAATTTTTAACAATAAAGGCAAATGTGTTATAATCAATATCAGCTATAATAAAGTGAAAAGGAAGGATTGAACAAATGAATTGGGTTATACCTATCATTATCTTTTTTGACCAACTAACTAAAAAACTTTCTGAAACGTTTCTTTTAGAAAAAAATATTAAAATCGGATTTTTCCAGTTGACTTACGTTGAAAACACAGGCATCGCTTTTGGACTTTTTAAAGATATGGCTTTGTTTCATGGTATCTTCTCTACACTAATAGTAATTTTTCTTTTTATCTTAAAAGAAAAATATAAAGAAAAATATAAGTTTTTTACTACGTCTTTTGACTTGGGTATCGCTTTTATTATAGGAGGAGCTTTAGGTAATATCTTTGATAGAATCAGGTTAGGATACGTTGTAGATATGATATATTGGCCAAACTTTTCTATATTCAACGTAGCTGATATATTCGTGACGTTTGGTGGTGTGATTTTATTATACCATTTTTTTAAAAGGAGCAAATATGGAAAAAAGAATGTATAAAGTTGAAAGGGAAGATGAACAAAAAAGGCTTGATATATACATTGC belongs to Petrotoga sibirica DSM 13575 and includes:
- a CDS encoding SDR family NAD(P)-dependent oxidoreductase — encoded protein: MAGRLEGKVAIITGAARGMGKAEAELFAKEGAKVVVADILDNEAKEVADKINKDGCEAMAVKLDVSKADDWKKVVDQVTEKWGKVDVLVNNAGILSMNGVEGTTEEEWDRVMNINAKSQFLGIKYVLPAMKKATKGSIINISSIYGLIGSGAAVAYHASKGASRLLTKTVAAELAKYNIRVNSIHPGVIRTPMTDEILKDEQAAKGLLGTTVLGRPAEAEEVANGALFLASDESSFMTGSELVIDGGYTAL
- the ackA gene encoding acetate kinase, encoding MKVLVINSGSSSIKYQLLEMDTEKVLAKGLVERIGIEGSRIIHRKNEGKYVIEKAIKNHEEGLKEVLDLLTSEDYKVISSLKEIDAVGHRVVHGGERFSSSVIIDKESLDAIEMMSFLAPLHNPANVMGIKAAMDLLPNVPQVGVFDTSFHQTMPNTSFLYAIPYEYYEKYKIRRYGFHGTSHKYVSRRAAEILGKDIKTLKIITSHIGNGASIAAVKNGQSFDTSMGFTPLEGLVMGTRSGDIDPAIVSFLAQEEGLTAKEVIGILNNKSGVYGITKGFSSDMRDIEDKALEGDKVCRLALDIYEYRIAKYIGAYAAAMNGVDVIVFTAGVGENSPVTREEICEKYLTYLGVKIDKEKNNFKGLERVISTPDSKVTVLVVPTNEELMIARETKELVSTKN
- a CDS encoding O-acetylhomoserine aminocarboxypropyltransferase/cysteine synthase family protein, whose protein sequence is MEERNHNFDTLMVHAGFEKDPTTGANVVPIYQTSSYTFEDSAHALRLFNMEESGNIYTRIMNPTTDVLEKRVAALEGGVGALATSSGQAAEAIAVLNIMEEGDEILTASSLYGGTFTLFKNSLSKFGIKPNFFDIDDMDSLKNNINNRTKAVYVETIGNPELSVPDFEQISKIAHENGIPLIVDNTFATPYLCKPFEFGADIVIHSLTKYLNGHGNSIGGIIVDSGNFDWNNGKFSMLTEEDPAFHGISFYKRFGNSAYISKARSQWLRDLGASISPFNSFLILQGIETLSLRMERHSSNAMKIAEFLSEDSRVSWVNYPGLKNHKTHVNAVKYLKHGFGGMLSFGVKGGVEAGKRFIESLRIFSHVANVGDVRSLAVHPASTTHGQLSEEEQLASGVSPDMIRLSVGIEDIDDLIEDIDSALTKATKNY
- the lspA gene encoding signal peptidase II, with the protein product MNWVIPIIIFFDQLTKKLSETFLLEKNIKIGFFQLTYVENTGIAFGLFKDMALFHGIFSTLIVIFLFILKEKYKEKYKFFTTSFDLGIAFIIGGALGNIFDRIRLGYVVDMIYWPNFSIFNVADIFVTFGGVILLYHFFKRSKYGKKNV